The following are from one region of the Malassezia vespertilionis chromosome 4, complete sequence genome:
- a CDS encoding chitin synthase (EggNog:ENOG503NU7V; TransMembrane:6 (o879-897i918-938o1177-1198i1575-1597o1603-1623i1630-1653o); COG:M; COG:N; CAZy:GT2_Chitin_synth), which yields MSGEKSLDPTSGLSDSEDELVTRLCHRYYQSQYYTQLQEAVLVVLNPYHTAVDVNGDDVLRAYLNAYRDVRYTTNANQQPPHIFGVACHAYYYMQRTGQDQSMFFMGETGSGKSEARRLALRAILELSVALPGKRGARLGFQLPAALYAMECFGNAESDENVNASAMGLYSELQFSEKGRLLGMKMLNYYLERSRVSPMRSNERTFTVFYMLIAGASPQDRRRWRFDDVPSFRLLTAGGRSVPGIDALRLDARFQRLLGALDTVGLPQRRAMFDTLAAILHISNLEFVHDDGPHTAARITFEEPLYIAASLLGVGASALANALTHLTKVVRGKLCTVMLDANGALANRDMLMRMLYSLVFAWLNEQLNVALSSDQFTTYLGLFDVPSWSNRIHNTLDQFAVNYAADTVHRHMMYALLDRRVDEMDHEGLSHMAPLPAAADETERVRLLTHYPGGLLHIMDDQTRRRSRKTDQTMVDAMQKRWVNHAALRIDPPDRLGPQPFTVTHFHGDVTYDANEWLAWNDESFALEHVSLLRGSGHTKDGTSGFGSSSPFIRSLFKTAAVWTQLPTEQEGVLGGQASLRPLRAPSAKRAARSNTIRASASRRQAEHDEEVYGNTIHDAEHEPKHGEMPCVLGETRNALDTLLHVLDETKPWFVLCIRPNGNQLPNQCEPRMIRRQVHAMGLVHLRCRHVRDYSVTLTYVEFCDRYGVIAGLDSLGLLGVPRNEAKVRVSDACALMNWSDTHVAMGIHKVFLTYDVFRELEDYLRACDPEEMQYNLRKAAADAVTVPDPFSPYVDAAVAPAEHPNPFAPVQEDRAASLYMGEYGAQETQSLLLPDEDMEHDTTTIMRDDLDAGPGETGMAEGPRVAEKVSVSRLRRNWVAFTWLLTFWIPSFVLKAKKSLRRSDVRMAWREKLVINMLIWFVCICSIFVIVFLGNVVCPKEHLISTDELAGHKGKDGYTAIRGEVFDLTPIIDAHVAAVPVVSRRSLQQYAGQDATHIFPVQVNALCNGVTGNISPWVTMDNSNTSDPHAQYHDFRAHTMYDVRPDWYYEQMWYMRSQYRVAMIGYTNKDLTKITTDGRSVAYYNKEIYDISDYVANGNQGGVRVPQGMATPPNLNRQILAPEIVDLITQNPGADITKRLDALNLDPALLARQRVCLRNLFFIGKVDYRNSARCQFASYILLAISLIMVTTIGFKFFAALQFGIARPAEEQEKFVICQVPCYTEGADSIRKTVDSLAKLRYDDRRKLLLIICDGNVVGAGNEAPTPELVLDLLGADTSAEPAPRSFVSLGEGGKQHNMARVYSGLYEHAGHMVPYIVVAKCGKPSEHAKPGNRGKRDSQLITMRFLNKVHFGLPMSPLELEMYHHIKNIIGVNPSFYEYLLQVDADTEVDPAALTRLVSAFVHDKKVVGLCGETALSNEQQSITTMLQVYEYYISHYMVKAFESLFGSITCLPGCFSMFRLRAPDTQRPLFISNAVLDDYAENRVDTLHLKNLLYLGEDRYLTTLMLKHFPDHKTTFVRHAKCTTTAPESWRILLSQRRRWINSTVHNLVELLRTPQLCGFCLFSMRFVVMIDLLSTIIAPVTIVYLVFLILVCAIDGGTIPLTSVILLAAIYGFQMIIFLLHRRFDMIGWMIVYIIGLPLWAFILPLYAFWHMDDFSWGNTRVVTSQHGETLVLHNEGTYDPAEIPHMTWEAYENELWEKRDAHDTARHVPGAQSTRSEMVRAPSLYGYASCPIPAYSDDFHRFSKGSEDEKVWNAWDASSMGHYGEMVHVGTRPTSYAYRDVQQEPLLPMEPTGYTWEPLVKEKRRSDTSLPLRADSPQEGALVDVKPHKLPHDEVIRHDIRSILAQSDLTTTTKRQLRAQLQELYGCPIDAKKAYINAQIEAALRQV from the coding sequence ATGAGCGGAGAAAAGAGTTTGGATCCTACGTCGGGACTGAGCGACTCTGAGGATGAACTGGTGACGCGGCTGTGTCATCGGTACTACCAGTCCCAATACTATACCCAGTTGCAAGAAGCAGTGCTTGTTGTGCTCAACCCATACCACACCGCAGTCGACGTGAATGGCGACGACGTATTGCGCGCGTACCTGAATGCGTaccgcgacgtgcgctACACGACGAATGCCAACCAGCAGCCTCCCCATATCTTTGGCGTCGCCTGCCACGCATATTACTACATGCAACGCACCGGGCAGGACCAAAGCATGTTTTTCATGGGCGAGaccggcagcggcaagagcGAGGCGCGAAggcttgcgctgcgtgctaTTCTTGAGCTGAGTGTAGCGCTTCCTggaaagcgcggcgcgcgtctcgGATTCCAACtgcccgccgcgctgtaCGCCATGGAATGTTTCGGCAACGCGGAAAGCGACGAAAATGTgaacgcaagcgcgatgGGGCTGTACAGTGAGCTGCAGTTTAGCGAAAAAGGGCGACTTCTTGGCATGAAAATGCTCAATTACTACCTGGAACGCTCGCGTGTTtcgccgatgcgctccaaTGAGCGCACCTTTACCGTGTTTTACATGCTCATCGCCGGCGCTTCCCCGCAAGACAGACGCCGGTGGCGTTTTGACGACGTTCCCAGCTTCCGCCTGCTCACTGCTGGcggccgcagcgtgcctgggattgacgcgctgcgcctcgacgcgcgattccagcgcctgctcggcgcactggACACGGTCGGCCTAccccagcggcgcgccatgttCGATACGCTCGCCGCCATCCTGCACATTAGCAACCTTGAATTTGTGCACGATGACGGACCACACACCGCCGCACGTATCACCTTTGAGGAGCCGCTCTACATCGCTGCGTCGCtcctcggcgtcggcgcgagcgcattgGCGAATGCACTCACACACCTCACCAAGGTCGtccgcggcaagctctGTACGGTGATGCTGGATGCAAATGGCGCACTTGCGAACCGCGACATGCTGATGCGGATGCTCTACTCGCTCGTATTTGCGTGGCTCAACGAGCAGCTAAATGTCGCGCTGTCGAGCGACCAATTCACCACCTACCTGGGCCTCTTTGACGTGCCCAGCTGGAGTAACCGAATCCACAACACACTCGACCAGTTTGCCGTGAATTATGCCGCAGACACTGTCCACCGCCACATGATgtacgcgctgctcgaccgTCGCGTGGACGAAATGGATCACGAAGGCCTCTCGCAcatggcgccgcttcccgccgctgcggatGAGAccgagcgtgtgcgcctACTGACACACTACCCCGGCGGCCTGCTCCATATCATGGACGACcagacgcggcgccgctctcGCAAAACGGACCAGACAATGGTAGACGCCATGCAAAAGCGCTGGGTCAaccacgcggcgctccgcATAGATCCGCCCGACCGACTCGGTCCCCAGCCCTTCACAGTGACGCATTTTCACGGCGATGTGACGTACGACGCAAACGAGTGGCTTGCTTGGAACGACGAGTcgtttgcgctcgagcatgtcTCGCTCCTGCGCGGCTCGGGCCATACCAAAGACGGCACGAGCGGTTTCGGCTCCTCCAGTCCGTTTATACGCAGTCTGTTCAAGACCGCCGCGGTATGGACGCAGCTGCCTACAGAGCAAGaaggcgtgcttggcggtCAGGCATCGCTGCGCCCTTTGCGTGCTCCTTCGGCgaaacgcgccgcgcgcagcaacaCCATTCGCGCCTCGGCTTCGCGCAGGCAAGCTGAGCATGACGAAGAGGTGTACGGCAACACCATCCACGACGCCGAGCATGAGCCAAAGCATGGCGAGATGCCGTGTGTGCTTGGAGAGACGCGCAATGCACTCGACACGCTCCTCCACGTCCTCGACGAAACCAAGCCGTGGTTTGTCCTCTGCATCCGCCCCAACGGAAACCAGCTGCCGAACCAGTGTGAGCCACGGATGATACGGCGCCAGGTGCACGCCATGGGGCTCGTTCATTTGCGGTGCAGGCATGTGCGCGACTATAGTGTGACGCTGACCTATGTCGAGTTCTGCGATCGCTACGGCGTGATTGCGGGCCTCGACTCGCTGGGCCTGCTtggtgtgccgcgcaacgAAGCCAAGGTCCGTGTGAGCGATGCTTGTGCGTTGATGAACTGGAGCGATACGCACGTTGCGATGGGCATACACAAGGTCTTTTTAACCTACGATGTGTTCCGCGAGCTGGAGGActatttgcgcgcgtgcgaccCCGAAGAAATGCAGTACAATTTGCGCAAGGCTGCGGCGGACGCTGTTACCGTGCCCGATCCGTTTTCACCGTATGTAGATGCGGCTGTGGCGCCGGCAGAGCACCCCAATCCATTTGCGCCCGTACAAGAGGACCGCGCTGCGTCTTTGTACATGGGCGagtacggcgcgcaggaAACACAGAGCTTGCTACTGCCAGACGAAGACATGGAGCATGACACGACGACGATTATGCGCGACGATCTCGACGCTGGCCCCGGCGAGACGGGCATGGCCGAAGGGCCGCGTGTTGCGGAAAAGGTATCGGTctcgcgcctgcgccgcaactgGGTCGCCTTTACCTGGCTGCTCACATTCTGGATCCCGTCTTTTGTGCTAAAGGCAAAAAagtcgctgcgccgctcggatgtgcgcatggcatggcgcgaaaAGTTGGTGATCAACATGCTCATCTGGTTCGTCTGCATCTGCTCCATCTTTGTGATTGTCTTTTTGGGCAACGTGGTCTGTCCGAAAGAGCACTTGATCAGCACCGACGAGCTCGCTGGCCACAAAGGAAAGGATGGCTACACGGCCATTCGCGGCGAGGTATTCGACCTTACTCCGATTATTGATGCGCACGTAGCGGCGGTGCCTGTCGTCTCccggcgctcgctgcagcagtaTGCCGGCCAGGATGCCACACACATCTTTCCCGTCCAAGTCAatgcgctgtgcaacgGCGTCACTGGCAACATCTCGCCCTGGGTCACCATGGACAACAGCAACACCTCCGATCCACACGCCCAGTACCATGatttccgcgcgcacacAATGTACGATGTGCGCCCCGACTGGTACTATGAGCAGATGTGGTACATGCGGAGTCAGTACCGCGTCGCGATGATTGGATATACCAATAAAGACCTCACAAAAATCACCACCGAcggccgcagcgtcgcgtaCTATAACAAGGAGATTTACGATATCTCGGACTATGTTGCGAATGGGAACCAAGGCGGCGTTCGTGTCCCCCAAGGTATGGCCACGCCGCCCAATCTCAACCGCCAAATTCTCGCGCCCGAGATTGTGGACCTCATCACGCAAAATCCCGGCGCGGACATTACAAAGCGactcgacgcgctcaaCCTCGAtccggcgctgctggcgcgccagcgcgtGTGCCTGCGCAACCTCTTTTTTATCGGCAAGGTCGACTACCGCAACTCTGCACGCTGTCAATTTGCCTCCTACATCCTCCTCGCCATCTCGCTCATCATGGTCACCACGATCGGGTTCAAgttttttgccgcgctgcagtttggcattgcgcgccccgccgaggagcaggaAAAGTTTGTCATTTGCCAAGTGCCGTGCTACACCGAAGGCGCCGACTCGATCCGGAAAACCGTCGACtcgctcgccaagctgcggTACGACGACCGGCGCAAGCTTCTGCTCATCATTTGCGACGGCAACGTCGTCGGCGCAGGGAACGAAGCGCCGACACCCGAGCTGGTCCTGgacttgctcggcgccgacaCGAGCGCggagccagcgccgcgcagctttgTGTCTTTGGGCGAGGGGGGGAAACAGCACAACATGGCGCGTGTATACAGCGGTTTGTACGAGCATGCTGGGCACATGGTCCCCTACATTGTCGTCGCCAAGTGCGGCAAGCCCAGTGAGCACGCCAAGCCTGGAAaccgcggcaagcgcgactcACAATTGATCACGATGCGCTTCCTGAACAAGGTCCACTTTGGCCTGCCAATGAGCCCACTCGAGCTGGAAATGTACCATCACATCAAGAACATTATCGGTGTGAACCCCAGCTTTTACGAGTACCTGCTCCAAGTCGATGCAGACACGGAAGTAGATCCTGCCGCGCTCACGCGTCTTGTCTCTGCATTTGTGCACGATAAAAAGGTTGTGGGGCTCTGTGGCGAAACGGCGCTTTCGAACGAGCAGCAGAGCATCACGACCATGTTGCAAGTGTACGAATACTACATTTCCCACTACATGGTCAAGGCGTTTGAGAGTCTTTTTGGCTCGATCACCTGTCTTCCGGGCTGCTTTTCCATGTTCCGGCTCCGCGCACCcgacacgcagcgcccCTTGTTCATTTCTAACGCTGTGTTGGACGACTATGCTGAGAATCGAGTGGATACACTGCACCTCAAGAACCTCTTATACCTCGGCGAGGATCGGTACTTGACTACGCTCATGCTGAAACACTTTCCCGACCACAAGACCACGTTTGTGCGCCACGCCAAGTGCACGACCACCGCGCCCGAGAGCTGGCGCATTCTGCTttcccagcgccgccgctggatcAACTCCACGGTGCACAATTTGGTCgagcttttgcgcacgccacAGCTCTGTGGATTCTGCTTGTTCTCCATGCGCTTTGTAGTGATGATCGATTTGCTCTCGACCATCATTGCGCCGGTCACCATTGTCTATTTGGTTTTCCTTATTCTTGTGTGTGCCATCGACGGAGGAACGATTCCGCTCACGTCGGTCATCTTGCTTGCCGCCATCTACGGCTTCCAAATGATCATCTTTCTCCTGCACAGACGCTTTGATATGATCGGGTGGATGATTGTATACATTATCGGCCTTCCTCTCTGGGCATTCATCCTCCCCCTTTATGCATTCTGGCACATGGACGACTTTTCTTGGGGCAATACACGTGTCGTCACATCGCAGCACGGAGAGACGCTCGTGTTGCACAACGAAGGCACGTATGACCCCGCCGAAATTCCGCACATGACCTGGGAAGCGTACGAAAACGAGCTGTGGGAgaagcgcgatgcgcacgacacggcgcggcatgtGCCGGGCGCGCAATCGACGCGTTCAGAAATGGTGCGCGCCCCGAGTTTGTATGGATACGCATCCTGCCCAATTCCTGCCTATTCTGACGATTTCCACCGGTTCAGCAAGGGCTCCGAGGATGAGAAGGTTTGGAATGCGTGGGACGCAAGCTCGATGGGGCACTATGGCGAGATGGTCCATGTGGGAACGCGGCCGACGAGCTATGCTTATCGCGATGTGCAGCAGgagccgctgctgccgaTGGAGCCCACAGGATATACATGGGAGCCGTTGGTCAAAGagaagcgccgctcggATACGTCGttgccgctgcgtgcagaTTCGCCACAGGAAGGGGCGCTAGTGGACGTCAAGCCGCACAAACTCCCCCACGACGAGGTCATACGCCACGACATCCGCAGTATTCTGGCGCAAAGTGACCTGACCACGACCACGAagcgccagctgcgcgcacagctcCAGGAGCTATACGGCTGCCCGATCGACGCGAAGAAGGCGTACATCAATGCGCAAATtgaggcggcgctgcgccaagtaTAG
- the MKP2 gene encoding mitogen-activated protein kinase (EggNog:ENOG503NUS8; COG:T), protein MVDVQLHEQTMQEDPTELRNLGPDYDVIKAVGEGAYGVVYSAVHLPTSTRVAVKRISPFDHQMFCIRTLREIRLLRHFHHENIISILDMIPPVSYDSFNEVYLIQELMETDMHKVIRTQELSNDHFQYFMYQILRGLKALHTAGVLHRDLKPSNLLLNANCDLKICDFGLARSVDQPEANGKAFLTEYVATRWYRAPEIMLTFKDYTRAIDMWSVGCIFAEMLLGKPLFPGRDYHHQLSLILDVLGTPSLDDFYAINSLRSRDYIRSLPFCKRKNFTELFRGADPLAIDLLERLLAFSPQKRITVEEALGHVYLEPYHDPSDEPDAKPLDPGFFDADFAKEPLSRAQLKKLIFNEVMR, encoded by the coding sequence ATGGTCGACGTGCAATTGCATGAACAAACGATGCAAGAAGATCCGACGGAATTGCGCAACTTGGGTCCTGATTATGACGTTATCAAGGCTGTAGGAGAAGGTGCTTATGGCGTAGTGTACTCTGCTGTGCATTTGCCAACGTCGACACGCGTTGCAGTGAAACGGATATCGCCGTTTGATCATCAAATGTTTTGcatccgcacgctgcgcgagatcCGGCTACTGCGACATTTTCACCATGAGAATATTATTTCGATTTTGGACATGATTCCTCCTGTTTCCTACGACTCGTTCAACGAAGTGTATCTCATCCAGGAGCTCATGGAGACCGATATGCACAAGGTGATCCGCACCCAGGAGCTGTCGAACGACCATTTTCAGTATTTTATGTATCAAATTCTTCGTGGCCTCAAGGCATTGCATACCGCTGGCGTCCTGCACCGCGACCTGAAGCCGTCCAATCTGCTCTTGAATGCAAATTGCGACTTGAAGATCTGCGACTTTGGGTTGGCGCGCAGTGTAGATCAGCCAGAAGCGAACGGCAAGGCATTCCTCACGGAATATGTTGCTACGCGCTGGTACCGCGCGCCAGAGATTATGCTTACATTCAAGGATTATACCAGGGCGATTGATATGTGGTCGGTGGGGTGCATTTTTGCAGAAATGCTTCTGGGCAAGCCGCTGTTTCCAGGCCGCGACTACCACCACCAGCTCTCGCTTATCCTGGATGTGCTTGGAACACCCTCTCTCGACGACTTTTATGCGATCaactcgctgcgctcgcgtgATTACATTCGCTCGCTTCCCTTTTGTAAGCGAAAAAACTTTACCGAGTTGTTCCGGGGCGCCGATCCTCTTGCGATCGACTTACTGGAGCGGCTCTTGGCTTTTTCACCGCAAAAGCGGATCACCGTCGAGGAGGCGTTAGGGCATGTGTATTTGGAGCCTTACCACGATCCCTCCGACGAACCCGATGCGAAGCCGTTGGACCCTGGTTTTTTTGACGCAGATTTCGCCAAAGAGCCCCTCTCCCGGGCGCAGCTGAAAAAGCTCATTTTTAACGAGGTGATGCGATAA
- a CDS encoding uncharacterized protein (EggNog:ENOG503NVWT; COG:M; COG:O; COG:T) produces MSFLPDLPSGFGRDSAYPPMPPQNMLDSGQMTPPGGPFRVARGENSPSPRPAFMQQDGARSRGNSPSKLGRTHSPSVRDAAPAPPPAWDVPTPPSTMHAYPPPPPQRVIPTSPPPERRAPAAAPAASFASAPSASSRTQLQQIHVPFPDTTSLAEQRERAFASRSDVDILRWSTQVLKYVERLQASGTDMEEPASQWLDEAILQIVQFASHPEPKPEALYARGDLLASGAFPTYVAKDLRAAFNDFERSARMGFAPSWFRIGRDYETLNDIPRASAAYLRGAQRNDVSSLYRMGMANILGQLDMPVSMQEGVQFLRSAADLSTVDTPHPAYIYGLLLAGELNSVHVPIALLAESSAQARSVTRPMLAPRARSYLQRAAYLNLSSAQYKCGWCYEHAQLSFPFDPLLSVQYYSAASRGGEPDADMALSKWFLCGAEGCFDKNESLAWTFAERAAKYHLPTAQFALGYYLEVGIGTSIDLDAAKAWYIKAAAQGNDDAKSRLEALQRSQDALSRTQHQAYLQSRMYDEHLLARGRSANHGRAPQAGGNPELVRKQTMRMVDESVRDKDAQERRDDTARAQTPVRNARADAPKRGPTTFSEMGYQPKPERECTIM; encoded by the coding sequence ATGTCCTTCCTACCGGATCTCCCTTCGGGGTTCGGCCGCGACTCGGCGTACCCGCCGATGCCGCCACAAAACATGCTTGATTCCGGACAGATGACGCCGCCGGGCGGCCCATTCcgcgtggcgcgcggcgagaatTCACCCTCGCCACGCCCTGCGTTTATGCAgcaggacggcgcgcgctcgcgcggaAATAGTCCGTCCAAGCTggggcgcacgcacagcccCAGCGTACGAGAtgctgctcctgcgcccCCTCCTGCATGGGACGTTCCGACGCCGCCCTCGACGATGCATGCATacccaccgccgccgccccaGCGCGTGATTCCCACCAGTCCGCCGCCcgagcgccgtgcgcctgcagcagcgcctgcggccTCGTTTGCATCGGCACCGAGCGCGTcatcgcgcacgcagctACAGCAAATCCATGTGCCCTTTCCCGATACGACCTCtcttgccgagcagcgcgagcgtgcatTTGCGAGCCGCAGCGATGTCGATATTTTGCGCTGGTCCACGCAGGTTCTCAAATacgtcgagcgcctgcaGGCGAGCGGGACGGACATGGAGGAGCCGGCGAGCCAGTGGCTCGACGAGGCCATCCTCCAGATTGTGCAGTTTGCCTCGCACCCAGAGCCGAAGCCCGAGGCGCTgtacgcgcgcggcgatctTCTCGCAAGCGGTGCATTTCCCACCTACGTCGCAAAAGAcctgcgcgctgcattcaACGACTTTGAGCGCTCCGCACGCATGGGATTCGCGCCTAGCTGGTTTAGGATTGGGCGCGACTACGAAACGCTCAACGATAttccgcgcgcgagcgccgcctATCTTcgtggcgcgcagcgcaatgaTGTCAGCTCGCTGTATCGAATGGGCATGGCCAACATCCTTGGCCAGCTGGACATGCCGGTCTCGATGCAGGAGGGCGTGCAGttcctgcgcagcgctgctgaTTTGTCCACCGTCGACACGCCCCACCCCGCCTACATCTACGGCCTCCTGCTTGCGGGCGAGCTGAACAGTGTGCATGTGCccattgcgctgcttgccgagtCGAgtgcacaggcgcgcagTGTTACACGCCcgatgcttgcgccgcgcgcgcgttcctatctgcagcgcgccgcgtaccTCAACCTGAGCTCGGCGCAGTACAAATGCGGGTGGTGCTACGAGCATGCCCAGCTTTCTTTCCCTTTTGATCCGCTGCTCAGCGTGCAGTATTACAGCGCTGCGAGCCGGGGGGGCGAGCCGGATGCAGACATGGCGCTCTCGAAATGGTTcctttgcggcgcggaagGCTGCTTTGACAAGAACGAGTCGCTTGCGTGGACGTTTGCGGAGCGAGCCGCAAAGTACCATTTGCCCACGGCACAGTTTGCCCTGGGGTACTACCTCGAGGTGGGGATCGGCACCAGTATAGATCTCGACGCGGCCAAGGCGTGGTACATCAAggctgccgcgcaaggaaaCGACGACGCCAAAAGCCGtctcgaggcgctgcagcgctcgcaaGACGCGCTCTCGCGTACACAGCATCAAGCGTACCTGCAATCGCGCATGTACGACGAGCATTTATTGGCGCGTGGTCGCTCGGCGAACCatgggcgtgcgccgcaggcagGTGGGAATCCAGAGCTGGTGCGCAAGCAAACAATGCGCATGGTCGACGAAAgtgtgcgcgacaaggatgcgcaagagcgtcgcgacgatactgcgcgtgcacagacgccTGTGCGGAATGCCCGCGCAGATGCGCCCAAGCGCGGTCCCACCACCTTTTCCGAGATGGGCTACCAGCCCAAGCCCGAGCGCGAATGCACCATTATGTAG
- the ANB1 gene encoding translation initiation factor eIF5A (COG:J; EggNog:ENOG503P1UC), with protein sequence MSDDESQNINFETAHAGASLTYPQQCSALRKNGHVVIKGRPCKIIDMSTSKTGKHGHAKVHLVATDIFTNRKYEDISPSTHNMDVPNVTRREYQLINIDDGYLNLMSNDGNSKDDVKVPEGEIGDQISAEFDEGKDLMVTIVSAMNEEHALSFKEAPQGK encoded by the exons ATG TCCGACGACGAATCCCAGAACATCAACTTTGAGACCGCGCACGCCGGTGCCTCGCTGACCTACCCCCAGCAGTGCTCTGCTCTGCGCAAGAACGGTCACGTCGTGATCAAGGGCCGCCCTTGCAAGATCATTGACATGTCCACCTCCAAGACCGGCAAGCACGGCCACGCCAAAGTGCACCTTGTTGCTACGGACATTTTCACCAACAGGAAGTACGAAGACATTTCGCCCTCGACGCACAACATGGATGTGCCGAACGTGACCCGTCGCGAGTACCAGCTGATTAACATTGACGACGGCTACCTCAACCTGATGTCCAACGACGGCAACTCCAAGGACGACGTCAAGGTGCCCGAGGGCGAGATTGGCGACCAGATCAGCGCCGAGTTTGACGAGGGCAAGGACCTCATGGTCACGATTGTGTCGGCCATGAACGAGGAGCACGCACTCTCTTTCAAGGAGGCTCCCCAGGGCAAGTAA
- the CBF1 gene encoding basic helix-loop-helix protein (COG:K; BUSCO:EOG09263P17; EggNog:ENOG503P143), whose amino-acid sequence MSPTPGTSQTAHNDAPHAYVDQQSTYETGTAGGDGAVAQNSDAASQVGQSGIEKDVGTILAGLNQEQLASIVAAARASDNGEQQYDGADQYDSANALAHLPPGLGQAASTLTSFASSFKRTSGPVIEDEEELAVTDAGTLGDAPPPPGMEHDLHQRPTHVHAQHEHKGTHAAHDSAATAAALAAMGTLAGRQLQQHGHGLDAARDGLGAELDSKFVSDHSLGGARYKRKGPELDRQRKDNHKEVERRRRSAINDGIVQLSQIVPGCDVKNTNKGSIIIAAVRYIQDLKNNEASNIEKWTLEKLLMDQAMNDLSLSLEESRREVERLRAQLGMAEASASRAGEKHGAAHYDQRFHAQYHNDNGTHGEQDMTVGLEHGHHDGGMDPFAQKERAGV is encoded by the exons ATGTCGCCTACTCCCGGCACGAGCCAGACGGCACACAatgacgcgccgcacgcgtACGTGGACCAGCAGTCCACGTACGAGACCGGCACTGCGGGTGGCGATGGCGCCGTGGCACAaaacagcgacgcggccagCCAGGTCGGCCAGTCGGGCATCGAGAAGGATGTCGGCACAATCCTTGCAGGGCTGAACCAGGAACAGCTCGCTAGCATTGTTGCAGCAGCG cgcgcgtcggACAACGGCGAGCAACAGTACGATGGCGCGGACCAATACGACTCTGCCAACGCACTGGCCCACCTTCCTCCAGGCCTCGGACAAGCCGCCTCGACGCTGACTTCGTTTGCGTCCAGTTTCAAGCGCACCAGTGGGCCCGTCATtgaggacgaagaggaaCTGGCCGTGACAGACGCTGGCACGctcggcgacgcgccgccgccgccaggcATGGAACACGACTTGCACCAGCGTCCGACGCATGTGCATGCCCAGCACGAGCACAAAGGCACGCATGCCGCACACGACTCTGCAGCGACCGCCGCTGCTCTCGCCGCGATGGGCACGCTTGCCGGCcgccagctgcagcagcacggcCACGGactcgacgccgcgcgcgatggacTCGGTGCGGAGCTGGACTCCAAGTTTGTTAGCGACCACAGCCTGGGAGGTGCGCGATACAAGCGAAAAGGCCCAGAGCTTGACAGGCAGCGCAAAGACAACCACAAGGAGgtcgagcgccgccgccgctcaGCGATTAACGACGGCATTGTGCAGCTCTCGCAGATTGTGCCTGGGTGCGATGTGAAGAACACAAACAAGGGCTCGATCATCattgccgccgtgcgctaCATCCAGGACCTGAAGAACAACGAGGCGAGCAATATTGAAAAATGGACGCTCGAGAAGCTGCTGATGGACCAGGCGATGAACGATTTGAGTCTCTCGCTCGAGGAAAGCCGTAGGGAGGTGgagcgcttgcgtgcacagctcgGTATGGCCGAGGCGAGTGCGAGTCGCGCGGGCGAGAAGcacggtgcggcgcactaCGACCAGCGTTTCCATGCGCAGTACCACAATGATAATggcacgcacggcgagcaGGATATGACGGTTGGGCTCGAGCATGGCCACCACGACGGCGGAATGGATCCGTTTGCGCAAAAGGAGCGCGCCGGAGTCTAA